TTGCCTTGTGGGATTATGTTATTTCAGAAGGGTTAAATGAGAACTAGACCAATCAGATTTTAGATGTACTAAGAGAGCATCATGGTCATGTAAAATCCGCTGTAGAGGCTGGTGCTTCCATTCCCGATTTAGAAGACTTATGTACCAAAATGATTCCACTTCTTCACGTTGAAGGGAGAACCACCAATAAGGAAAAGGTAATGCAGGTTTTAAGAAGAGCTAGTAAATTACCTATGTTTCCCTATTTGAAAAAACATCTTTAGATTATAAAAAGTAAACCAAACGTCTGAATCTAAAATCGGACGTTTGTGCTTTTATTATCATGATTTATTCCTTTCAAATTAGGATAGGGAACTGTAGCCCCTTTATTTTTGAATATAAAAAGCGCCTCTCTTAGATGAGAAAGACGTTTTACATTTCTGCTTGTTCAGCTATATATTCTGCAGAGGAACTTAATATATCTATTTTTTTCAAGGAGTGGTTGAGAAGATGATCATATTCATAGTTGAGTATATGTTGAAGATATTTTTAATAAGCTTTGGCGTTTATTTTTTGCTGAATATTCTTCAGATTCTTCGACAAAGGAATTTCATTAAACAAAAGGGAAATGATGAGCTTGTAAAAGTACTAAAAGAACTTTCTAATGCGTTAGAAAAAAAGAATAGTCCCTTAGAGTAATGAAAGAAATTTTTAAAAATAATTGATTACCCTTTTGGATGAATGGTTACCTTTAGTCTCAACAACAGCATTTTAATTCAGTAAAAATAAAATTACATAATAAAAATAAAGTGCCCATTAAAAATACAGTTGCTTCCGAAGCCCTCCCTATGAAATAAATAGAGTAACAGAAACAGCTTCAACAGAAAGCAGGGATGAACATGAAGGCAGTACCTTACTTTTCACAATGGGAGTCTCGTCAGTTAGTATCGGACTTTTTATCCGGCAAATTACATCCTGCTGATGATCCCTTATGGCACTTGTCTGGAGCAATTGATCGGGATGAGTATGCACGGTGGAGCTTCCATATTTGCGGGATGGCTTGTTTAAAAATGCTGCTTGCCGATTGGCAGGATCGGATTATCTCAACGCTTGAACTGATGAAGCAGTGCCGGGATTATGGTGGCTATGTGGTTCAGGAGGATGGAAGTATTAAAGGCTTGTTCTACCGTCCGTTTGTGTCTTTTATAGCCGAAAAATATGGGCTCCAAGCCGAGGTGAAGGAGCATACTCCCATTGAAGAGATTTATGATCTACTTGACCAGGGCTATGTGTACATGGCTTCCGTCCACCCTACGATTCGGACGCCAGAGGTGACACCGCCCAACCAAGGGGGGCATCTGGTGTATGTGTTCGGAAGAGATGCTAAGCGTCGGGAGCTCATCTTCCACAATCCGTCTGGCAACACAGTTGCTAGTCAGGAGAATGTGCATCTTAGCTGTGAAGAATTTGCTCGCTTTTATGCCAAGCGCGGGATTTTGATTAAAGACCCCAGACCAGTCGTGTGATACTTAACTGCTAAAAGCAAGTGTATTGGTGCATTGTTAGGAGAAGTTATTTGTAATTGGTAAGAAGTATAAAAGACTTCCGTTTTTTATTGTGACGCAAGCTCAAAATATCAATTTTTATACTTAATCTGTTGCTGACAAGTCGAGTGGAAAACAGGAAATTCATCCTGTATAGCCTCGACTTTTTTGTTGCATATAAATACAAACGAAAGACTAAATATTAAATTTTTCAGGGATTTGGAAGCATGTATTTTAGATAAGTAATCCTCCCTTTATAAAACGGCTAGTGAACAAAAAATAACATACCCATACCCGGAGTAATGACTCCGTTATCTATATATCGCTTGAGAAAACATAATCCCCGCTTTGTTTTTACAGCCTAATATATTCCAAAAATATTGCAAAAGAGGCCTCATTTAGCAAGGAAAACAAGCCTTGACAATTATGACCAAAATAATGATAATAATAATCGTTTTCAATTAAAAGAAGTGAGGAGTCTTACTGAATGAATTTTTCTCATTCTATCAAGCAGTACATTTTTCCCTTTCTTGTTGTTCTAATGCGAATGGCCTTTGGAGGAGGGTGGTTGTTAGCTGGGGTGACCAAGATTACTGATAAGGGCTGGTTTCGGGAGCCGAGTGTCTTTTTACAGGACTATTTAGAAACGGCGCTAACGAAACCGAATGTGCCCGAGTTTTACAAGGAGTTTATCAAGCACTTATGTATTCCTTATGTTGATTTTTATAA
The nucleotide sequence above comes from Brevibacillus laterosporus LMG 15441. Encoded proteins:
- a CDS encoding C39 family peptidase, translated to MKAVPYFSQWESRQLVSDFLSGKLHPADDPLWHLSGAIDRDEYARWSFHICGMACLKMLLADWQDRIISTLELMKQCRDYGGYVVQEDGSIKGLFYRPFVSFIAEKYGLQAEVKEHTPIEEIYDLLDQGYVYMASVHPTIRTPEVTPPNQGGHLVYVFGRDAKRRELIFHNPSGNTVASQENVHLSCEEFARFYAKRGILIKDPRPVV